The nucleotide sequence GAGCCCGCGACGTCGGCGGGCACCGACCGCGTCCTGGTGGTCGGTCTCGGCAACCCGGGCTCGCGCTACGCGGCCACCAGACATAACGTCGGCTTCGAGGTGGCCGCCGAGCTCACACTGCGCTGGGAGATGCCGCGGGCCAAGCAGCGCTTTCGCGGCCTGATCACGGAGGGGCGAGCCGGCCCCGGTGGGCCGCGTGTGGCGGTGCTGATCCCTCAGACGTTCATGAACGAGTCGGGGACCTCCGCAGGCCCGGCGCGCGGGACGCTAAAGCTGCCGCTCGAGCGGGTCGTCGTGGTGCACGACGAAATCGACTTTCCGTTCGGCGAGGTTCGCTCCCGGCTCGGCGGCGGGCTCGCCGGCCATAACGGCCTGAAGAGCATCGCCCGTGGACTGGGTGGCCCAGACTTCTGGCGGGTGCGGGTGGGGGTGAGCCGCCCCGATTCGACCGACCCCGAGGTTGTCGCCTCCTACGTCCTGTCGCGCTTCGCCGAGCCCGAGGCGGAGGTGCAGGAGCTGGTGCGCCGAGCCGCCGACGAAGTCGAACGGCTGGTGCGAGAGCTGAGCGAGGAGTCGCCGGAGTAATGACATTGACGACCTACGACGTGGACGACGGGAT is from Solirubrobacterales bacterium and encodes:
- the pth gene encoding aminoacyl-tRNA hydrolase — its product is MRRGGERGEPATSAGTDRVLVVGLGNPGSRYAATRHNVGFEVAAELTLRWEMPRAKQRFRGLITEGRAGPGGPRVAVLIPQTFMNESGTSAGPARGTLKLPLERVVVVHDEIDFPFGEVRSRLGGGLAGHNGLKSIARGLGGPDFWRVRVGVSRPDSTDPEVVASYVLSRFAEPEAEVQELVRRAADEVERLVRELSEESPE